The nucleotide sequence TTGTGCGATGCGGGCTTTAAGGATCGCGTCGCTGGCAACGGGGATTGTAATCGCGCTGAGAATGCCAAGGATCGCAACAGAGACAAGCAGTTCATTGAGAGTGAACGCTTTCTGATCCTGATTCCACCGAAGATGCCGTATTGAGCGACTCATGATATCCTATTGTATTGTGAGTGGTTCCATTTGTAAACAATAGATTCGAACAATAACTGGATGAAAGCATATCCAAAAAATATTTTTTATCGAGTAAACCCAAAGCGAACGCCAAGCATTCAATTGTATAGATGCAATGTAGACGAAAGGATCAACAGAGTGGCGGTTTCCGGTCAAACGCTTTCAATGGACGCTCAACCGCTGGAACAACAGAGTCTTATGCTACACGCTCTTTCAGATGAAGAACTGGTTGAACGCTCAAAACAGGGCGATCGGGAAGCATTCAGCCAACTGACCGGACGATATTTAAATATGATTTTCGCCGTTGCGTTGTCTATTTCCCGAAATCGTGAAGACGCCGAAGACGCCTGCCAGGATGCGATGATCAAAGCGTTTCATCACATTCGTACGTTGCGCGACGCCCGGAAAGTCGGCGGTTGGCTTCGCAATATTGTCAAACAGGTAGTGTACGGAAACTATCGCAAGCAATCGCGCTTTTGGAATTTTTTGGACGGATTCACTTTGCAAGCAAAATCAGACGCATCTGCAATCGAGTTTTCAAATGATCAAAAAATTTATCAGCAGCAACTCTTTGATTTTGCCATCGCCAGTCTGTCAACCAAGGCGCGAGAGATTGTTCTGATGCATTACATGAGTGAACTGAGTTGCGAGCAAATCGCGACGCAAGTTGGAATTAGTTCAGGCGCCGTAAAAAGCCATCTACACAAAGCGCGCAGCAAAATGTTAAAGGCGCTCGCAGAGATTGGCGTTCAATCACTGGATGAAATGTAAGGCAATACAATGACGAACAGCCGAGAAAATAAAATGGACAAAACCGCTCAAGCCTTTGAGAGTGAAGACGAATTGCTTGCTCGCCTAGGCCGAGCGATGGCGCCCGACCCGGAGCGCTTTCAAAACATGCTGCTTGCAAGGCTGAATCAAGAACGCATCCGGCCCTCGCGTGAATTGGATACTCGCCGTATCGGCTGGTTTTCCGTCACAACTCCCAGTGTAGCGTACGCCTCTGTCGCACTGGTTGCAATGATATCCATTGCCGTCTTGTTGTCATCTCAATATGCAACGAAGCCCGTTGCGAATGTCGTCGCCTCAATCGGCGAAACCAATCTCGCCGATGTCTTGCAACCGGGAGAAACGATCCAGACCATGAATGACGGCCAAGCCAGTTTGCTTTTAACGGACCATTCGCTGCTTCGTTTTGATAACGATACCTCTGCGATCATAGAGGGGCGCCGTCAAGTGAAATTAACGAATGGGCGGCTGTATGCGGAAGTGGCGCGATCTTCTCAAGCGGAACGGTTTCAAATCACAGCGCAAGACGTACAGATCATCGTTCTTGGAACGGCGTTTGAAGTCGAAACCAATCAAGATGGAACATCCGTGAAGGTGACGGACGGCACAGTAAGGGTTTCTTGGGCCAGTCATGAAGAAATTTTAAACGCAGGCGACTCGATCACGATTTCAAAAGGAAATATGGTGCCGTCTAAGACCACCGTGAAAAAAGTTGCTCCTGATTGGATTGAAAATCTTGCAAAGGCCGAACAACTCAATCCTGTCATCCAGGCTATGCAGAAACACTTCCCCAGTCGATCTATGAATCTCAAATCGACTCCTTGAAAGGAAGTTAATGCAATTTATTTTCAGCATTCTCTTTTTTCTTTGCATGATGCATACGGTATTTGCAAGTACACCTCAACCGTTCGCTGGCTTTGAGATTAAACCTCTTGATATCTCCGTCGATTTAGTAACCGGTCTCTACAACTCGCCGGAAGGAATTGTCGCCTGCGACCGGGGACAAGGCGCGTTGCTGTTGTTTCCTCCGAACCGCCCCGCTCAAATTTTGTTTAACAATCTAAATACTCCCGTCGATGTATCAAAATTGGGAAACGAATGGTTGGTCTTACAGGAAGAATCGGGATCGCTGATTGTAGTCGATGCGTCAACATCAAACCAAAGAATAATCGCATCAGGATTCCAGCATCCATCTGCGTTTGCATTGGATGAAAATGGTCGCGCATACGTCGTTGAATTCGACACCGGGTTTCTATTTCGAATTGAACTTGATACCGGGGAAATAGAGCAAGTCGATGTGTTTTTCGATAAGCCATCAGACGTGGTTTTTGTTCCGCCCAATAGATTAATCGTCGCCGATCAAATTAGTCTTGATGGACGCGGCGGATCCGTCTACACAGTCAATACGCAAGGTCAGATTATTGATGTTGACCGTCGCGTCACTGACCCAACAAGTTTGGCTATTTCGGATTCTGGAGAACTGTACGCTACTTCGTTTTTTATTCGGGAACACCAAATGGGGCATTCAAATCAAAATAACAAAGGCGGCGTCATACGCTTTGGTTCGTTTGGGCGACCAGAGGTTGTCGCCGACAATTTGATCGGTCCGACAAGCTTATTATTTGAGAAGGACGGTAGTTTGGTTGTGCTGGAAGAGCCGACCGATTCCCTCTATCGCTATTCACCGACAGGACAACGAACGGTCATTACTGAAGGGTTCTCTCGCATCCAACAAGCCGTTAGAAACACGAATGGAGCAATTGTCACAATTGAAGGCGGTCTTTTCGAACGGCTGCGAACATCACACGGAGGGGTTTCTCATCAAACATGGGCTGAGCCTGAATTTGGAAATTGGGAAAGAGCCGCTCTTGCCTCTGATGGAATTGGAAATGTTTATCTCTCTGAACCGTTTCTTTCTCATATCCATGTCTTTGACTCTTCTGGCAATCAAACGGAGACCTTCAGTGGCATCGTTCCATTTTACATGGCGGGTATTCCATCAGGAGGCGTTTATGCGTTCACTCAATCGGGAAATGCAACCTTTATGACGAGGCTAGGGACTGTCGCAAACCCAATAACCATTCGCTTGGATTTAAACTCCGTCTTTACCGCTTGCGTTGTGCGCCAAGACAACAATCTTCTGATGGCGTTATCAAGCGGCGAGTTATCTGTTCTATCCCCTGAAGGAAATAAAATTTCAACGCTTTTGGCAGATCAACCAGGATTTCACTTCAGTTCAATCGTCACAGATTCTTCATCAGACAATACTGTTTGGTTGCTGGAGGGAAATCAGAAAGAAATATATTATTTGAATCGCAATAACCTTCTACAACCTGTTGCTCAATTAACTGAGAATGGCGTTTTGCTTACCGACCCTGAAGGCGTATTATTTCTCTCCGAATCGGGAAAACGTTTTATCATCAAACCTGAACAAACAAAAATCCATAATTGGACAATTCACTAAACGGTTCACTGTGAAATTTTTTCTTTTCTTCGATTCGTTTTCACAGTGATAATGAACCCCCAAAACTGTAGGCAGATAACAGCAATAATTCCAATCCAGAAAAACCATTGAAATAGAAAAGCCTTTCGAGCATCCAACATATATACAAAAATGAACGAATGAAGTACAACAAGCCAAAAGACGCTATAGACAGATTGTTGGACGAATTTCCAAGAGGATGTTCCCAAAAGTTTCTCAGAATAACGATTTGACGTAACTGAAAGGACAACCATTCCCAATAGAGCGACTAGGCCGATCCAATTACTCGCATGCGCGGTTTGTTTTAGCAGTTCGCCTTCTTCATTGAAAAAAAAGCGCAGGAGATTCCATTTAAGGTGCAGTTGAGCGAGCAAGCCTATATGGATGAAGCTTGTGATTGCAAACCATAAACCGATGTCCCGCCGCCAGGGAATCAAAAACTTGAATTTAGGCGATATTCGCACAAGCGGGCCGATGATCAACGAAAAACACAGCAGCACGAAAGAGACATCCGCCCACGCCCGGTTAATCTGATGGCTGAAAGGAATTCCAGACTTTGACCAGAAAAAAAGCAAATAAAGAAGATACGATGCAACCCCTAATATGGCATTTTGAAGAAAAATCCGCAGCCATTCATTTGAAACAGCTAATACTTAATCTGACATTATCCGATTAAAAAATGCATCTGACTATGACTACGCAAGTGCGAAATTTGAAGAACTTTGGGCGCTTTCAGTTGATGTATCAGAGCCTTATCAAGATGTTGTGATCAACCGCTCTCCCTTTGCCAATTTCACTCCATACGAACTTTATCTGAAGTTTCTTTATGAATATTTCAAGAACGAATTGAATCGTGAAGAACTTGATGATATTTATGTTCCAGAGGGTTTTAAGCGTCTTAAATATCAGGAAGAAGCCGTACTAAGCGCCAAGAAAGTATTGG is from Candidatus Hinthialibacter antarcticus and encodes:
- a CDS encoding FecR domain-containing protein, which codes for MTNSRENKMDKTAQAFESEDELLARLGRAMAPDPERFQNMLLARLNQERIRPSRELDTRRIGWFSVTTPSVAYASVALVAMISIAVLLSSQYATKPVANVVASIGETNLADVLQPGETIQTMNDGQASLLLTDHSLLRFDNDTSAIIEGRRQVKLTNGRLYAEVARSSQAERFQITAQDVQIIVLGTAFEVETNQDGTSVKVTDGTVRVSWASHEEILNAGDSITISKGNMVPSKTTVKKVAPDWIENLAKAEQLNPVIQAMQKHFPSRSMNLKSTP
- a CDS encoding RNA polymerase sigma factor, yielding MAVSGQTLSMDAQPLEQQSLMLHALSDEELVERSKQGDREAFSQLTGRYLNMIFAVALSISRNREDAEDACQDAMIKAFHHIRTLRDARKVGGWLRNIVKQVVYGNYRKQSRFWNFLDGFTLQAKSDASAIEFSNDQKIYQQQLFDFAIASLSTKAREIVLMHYMSELSCEQIATQVGISSGAVKSHLHKARSKMLKALAEIGVQSLDEM